The segment CGACGACGTCCCGCCCCGCCTCGCCCGCGACGGCGACCTCCTGGCCCCCCTCCTGGACCCCGGCCTGGCCGGGGCGCTGCCCGGGAAGCCCCGATGACACCGCCGGTCCGGGTGGCCCTGGCCGCCTCCGTACGCACCCTCCCGCGCGGTCCGGGACTGGCCTACGAGCCGAAGTTCGACGGGCACCGCATGGTCGTCCTCCGCACGGCCGACGACGTCGTCCTCCAGGCCCGCTCCGGCCGCACCGTGACCGCGGCCTTCCCCGACCTCGCGGCGGCCGCCCGGCGGTTGCCGGCCGGGACCGTCCTGGACGGGGAGGTGGTGGTCTGGCACGCCGGCAAGACGGACTTCGCCCTGGTCCAGCGCCGGGCCGCGGCCACCCCGGCCCGGGCCGCCGCCCTGTCGCGCACCCTCCCCGCCTCGTACGCGGCCTTCGACGTCCTGGAGCTGGGCGGTCTCGACGTACGGGCGCAGCCCTACGAGCGCCGCCGCGCCCTGCTGGTCGACCTCCTGGTCCCCCTCGGCCCGCCCCTCCAGCCGGTGCCGATGACGACCGACCCGGAACTGGCCGAGACCTGGTACGAGACCCTGCCCGCGAGCGGCATCGAGGGGCTCGTCGTCAAACGCCTGGGCCAGCCGTACCCGTCCGGCCGCCGCGCCTGGCGCAAGCTGCGCCACACCAATGTCCGGGACGCGGCGGTGATCGGCTACACCGGCACGGTGCGCCGCCCGCTCGCCCTGGTCCTGCTCCTCCCCGGGGAGGACGAGGAGACCCCCCTGGTGTCGAGCCCCCTCCCGCCCGCCCTCCGCACGGACCTCACGGCGGCCCTGCGCACGTCGCCGCCACCGCCCCCCAAGCTGCCGACGGTCACGGCGATCGGCCTGGGCGAAACCCCCTACACCCCCCTGGACCCACCCCTCACGGCGGAGGTCCGCCACGCCTCGACCCGCCACCCCCCGCCGGAAGTACTCCGCCTCCGGACGGACCTGACGGACCTGACAGACCTCTGACCCGCGCCGGTGGCGCGGGTCAGAGGGGGGAGGCCCCTGCGGACTCCGAATGACGGCGACAACTCCGAATGACGGCGACAGACGGACGGCGCCTCTACGCGTGCCGCCTACGCGTGCGCCCCGCGTCCCGCGTCGGGCGGTGCGCCGGGCTGCGGGTGCGGTCCGGGGCCGGTCACGGGCTTGTAGCCGGACTCCCGTTCGGCCCGTACCTCTTCGGGGTGTGCGGACGTGGTGGACCCGAAGTTCCCGTACCCCTGCATCTCGTGCGGCCTCAGTCCGCCCTCGGGGATCTCCACGTGGTCCCTCTCCTCCCGGACCTCGTGCACCGCACCGCCCTCGGGCAGGTGCGGCTGGCTCTCGGGAGTGGGCGGCGGCGGCTCCTTGGCCCGCACGCGCTGCCCCAGCTTGAACCCGCCGAGCAGGAACCCGGCGATGATCACTCCGACGATGAAGAACCACGCGCTGCGGGAGAGGGTCGCGTCCACGCTCAGGATCATGTCCATGAATGTTATTTTCCCGTTTTCACACCTTTTTCACGCGCCCCGCGCGAAGAATCATGAACAGCGCCCGGCCCTCACCGCAGCGGCCCGTCGGAATCCCGCAGCCCCCGGGCGTCCCTTCCCCCGAGCACCCCCAGG is part of the Streptomyces katrae genome and harbors:
- a CDS encoding DUF6479 family protein; this encodes MDMILSVDATLSRSAWFFIVGVIIAGFLLGGFKLGQRVRAKEPPPPTPESQPHLPEGGAVHEVREERDHVEIPEGGLRPHEMQGYGNFGSTTSAHPEEVRAERESGYKPVTGPGPHPQPGAPPDAGRGAHA
- a CDS encoding ATP-dependent DNA ligase is translated as MTPPVRVALAASVRTLPRGPGLAYEPKFDGHRMVVLRTADDVVLQARSGRTVTAAFPDLAAAARRLPAGTVLDGEVVVWHAGKTDFALVQRRAAATPARAAALSRTLPASYAAFDVLELGGLDVRAQPYERRRALLVDLLVPLGPPLQPVPMTTDPELAETWYETLPASGIEGLVVKRLGQPYPSGRRAWRKLRHTNVRDAAVIGYTGTVRRPLALVLLLPGEDEETPLVSSPLPPALRTDLTAALRTSPPPPPKLPTVTAIGLGETPYTPLDPPLTAEVRHASTRHPPPEVLRLRTDLTDLTDL